CTCCGCGATCAACCCGGTCCGGCTCAAGGAGGCGATCGAGCGGTTCGGCCCGATCTTCGCCCAGTACTACGGGCAGTCCGAGGCCCCGATGGTGATCAGCTACTTCCCGAAGGGCGACCACGTCGATGCCGCCGGGGCACCCGTCGAGTCCCGGCTCACCTCCTGCGGCCGGCCCTCGGCGTACCTGCGCGCGGCCCTGCTCGACGAGTCCGGCAACCCGGTCGCCCCGGGCGAGCCGGGAGAGATCTGCGTCGCCGGACCGCTGCTCTCGGCCGGCTACTGGCAGCTGCCCGAGGCGACCGCCGAGACCTTCCGCGACGGCTGGATGCACACCGGCGACGTGGCGCGCGAGGACGAGGACGGCTTCTGGTACATCGTGGACCGCACCAAGGACATGATCGTGACCGGTGGCTTCAACGTCTTCCCACGCGAGGTCGAGGACGTCATCGCCGAGCACCCGGCGATCGCCCAGGTCGGCGTCATCGGCACGCCGCATGAGAAGTTCGGCGAGGCGGTCACCGCGGTCGTCGTCCTGCGCGAGGGCTTCGAGCTCACCGACGGCGTCGTCGCGGAGATCAAGGACGCCGTCAAGGAGCGCAAGGGCTCGGTCCAGGCGCCGAAGGACGTCCTCGCGGTCGACGCGCTGCCGCTCACCGCCCTCGGCAAACCCGACAAGAAGGCGCTGCGCGCCCGCTTCTGGACGGGGGAGCGCAGCGTAGGCTGACGCCCATGCGATCCGTCTCTCGGGCCCTCGTCGTCGGGTGCGCCACCCTGGCCCTGCTGCTCACCTCCGCTCCCGCTCCGACCGGGGCCGCGGTCGGCTCCGTGGCCGGCTCCGCGCCGAAGGGGCCGGGGGGCAGCTATGCCGGGGCCGAGACCCCGACAGAGCCCAACCCGCTCGACCGCCTGGAGATCGACTTCGAGGTGACCGAGAACGGTCGCAAGGTCAAGAACTGGCAGGTCCTGATGAACGTGGTCTGCGGGCTCGACGTCAGGACGATCGTGCAACCCATGGCGACCATGAAGGTCAAGAAGAACGGCCGCTTCCACGGCGTGGACGCGGGCGTCTACAACGGGACCGAGTACCGCGTCGAGGTCAGCGGGAAGCTGGTCGCGAAGAAGCGCAAGGTCAAGGCCGGCACCTTGTCCTACAAGGTCGGCTGGTGTCAACGCGGCACCGGCCCGAGCGGTCCGCTCGACTGGACGGCGAAGCGCACCGGTCGCTGACCGCCTGACCGCCGACCGGCAGGACTCATCCGGCTCCGCCCGGGCGGGTACGTGCCTACACTGGGGTCATGTCCGCTGAGCGCGTCGTCGTCGACCACCGCGTCATGGGTGGGGTGCCGTGCATCCGCGGCACCCGGATCCCGGTGGCTACGGTCGTCGGCCTGCTCGCCGAGGGACAGGGTGAGGCAGACATCCTCCTGGACTACCCGCAGTTGGCTCTCGAAGATGTGCGCGCCGCTCTGGAGTTCGCCGCCGCCGCCGTCTCGGAACGCCAGCTGCCGCTGCGTTCGACAGCGTGAGGTTCCTCGTCGACGAGTGCCTGAGTGCCCGCACGGTCGCGCTGGTGGCAGCAGCGGGACACGACGTCGTCCATGTTCGGGACCGTGACCTCCAGGGACACCTCGATGAGGAGGTCATCGCAAGGGCGCGAGCCGAGGAGCGGATCCTGATCTCCGCGGACACGGACTTCGGCGAGATCCTGGCGCGGTCGGGTGCCGCGCTGCCCAGCTTCATCCTGTTCCGCCAAGGGAACCGCGGCGCGGAGCACCGTGCCGTGACGCTTCTCGCCAACCTGGAGCAGGTGGCGGAGGATCTCCGCCTCGGTGCGGTCGTGGTGCTCGCCGATGATCGTGTCCGGGTGCGGCGGCGGCCGCTGCGCTGAAGGCGCTCCGTGTCAGCGGGGCTGCTCGCCCCGCAGTCGGTCCCAGACCCGATCGGGGATCCGGTCGAGGAGCGCGTCCATCAGGTGCAGCTTCGCGTCCACCTCCGCCGGTGTGTGCGCTCCGGAACGGATGACCAGCAGCGAGTCGCCGGTGATCCGCCACGACAGCGCGGGGTGGTGCCGCATCACATCGCGTACGTCGGAGAGCAGGACGTCGGCGGCGAAGTCGGGCGCCGGGGAGTGGACGGTGTAGGCCGCGTCGAAGACCGGATCGCCGATCTCGATGTCGCGGCCGGTCAGTGAGTCCACCCAGCGACGCAGGGTGCTGGTCGGGCCGACCGCCAGCTCGGGCGCCCGCACGCCGAGGTTGAGCGCGACCACGGAGTAGGTGTGGCGCGAGGAGTCCTCCCCGGAGCCGGTCGTGTACTGGTAGTCGAAGGCGGTGAACGGGCGACCGTCGTACCGCCCGAGGAGGACGTTGCTCGCCTGGCGGGCGTGCCCCCGGCCGAAGGGCGCGCCGGCGAAGCGGTCGACGAGCGCGGGATCGGTGGTGCGGTACTCCCACTCGCGGCCGTGCGCGAACGCGGCCAGACCCGCGCGTCGCTCGGCGGCCCGCTTGGCCGCGGCCGACACGGCGAGCGCCAGCAGTACGACGAGCGCCACCGCGACCAGTGCGAGGACGGAGAACAGGAGGATAGCGAGGGCACCCATGACGCCATGCTGCCCGGCCGGGCCTCGGCTCACTCCTCGGCGATAGCGTGCGTCCATGCCGGATCTCGTCGTCGGGTTCGATCTCGACCTGACCCTCATCGACACGGCGCCGGGCGTCCGCGACGTGCTCGGAGTGCTGGGCGCCGAGCTCGGCGTGGACCTGCCCGTCGACGAGCTGGTCGCCCGGCTGGGGCCGCCGCTCGACATCCTCCTGGCGCCGTACCTGCCGGCCGAGGCGATCCCGGCCGCGGGCGACCGGTTCCGAGAGCTCTACCCGGAGCACGCGATCGCCAACGTGCCGGTGCTGCCGGGGGCACACGAGGCGATCGCCGCCGTACGCCGGCACAGCGGGCGGGTGGTCGTGGTCACCGGCAAGTTCGCGCCGAACGCCCAGCTGCACCTCCAACACACCGGGCTCGACGTCGACCTCCTGGAGGGCTGGGTCTGGGGGGTCGGGAAGGCGGCCGTGCTGCGCCGCGAGGGTGCCTCGGTCTACGTCGGCGACCACGTCCACGACGTCGAGGGCGCGCTCGCCGCGGGCGTCACCAGCGTCTCGGTGCTCACCGGCGGGTGCACGGCCGAGGAGCTCCGTGGGGCCGGCACCCACGTCGTGCTGCCGGGCCTGGACGACTTCCCGGCCTGGTTGGACGGCCACCTCACGGGACTCAGCGGCCCTTGAACTCCGGCGCTCGCTTCTCCAGGAACGCCCGCGGGCCCTCCTTGGCGTCCTCGGAGGAGAACACCGCGGCGCCGACCTTGGCGTCGTCGGCCCAGCACTCCTCCTCGTGCCTGCCCTCGGAGTCGCGCATCGTCTTGAGGATCGCCTGGACGGCGAGCGGGCCGTTGGCCGCGATCAGGTCGGCGAGCTCGTGGGCCTTGGCCAGCGCCTCGCCGTCGGGGACGACGTGCCCGATCAGGCCGAGCTCCTTGGCCTCGGGCGCCTTGAGCGTACGGCCGGTCAGCAGCAGTTCGGCGGCGACCGTGTAGGGGATCTGGCGGGGGAGCCGGACCGCGGAGCCGCCCATCGGGTACAGCGACCAGCGCGCCTCGGCGACGCCGAACTTGGCCGACTCGCCCGCGACCCGGATGTCGGTGCCCTGCAGGATCTCGGTGCCGCCGGCGATCGCGGGGCCCTCGACCGCGGCGATCAGCGGCTTGGTGAGCCGGAAGCCCTTGAGCAGGCCCTTGATGACGGTGGGGTCGTACTCGCCGGACTCGAAGCTCTCCGACGGCGGCTTCTCGTCGGCGGCCTTGAGGTCCATGCCGGCGCAGAAGTAGCCGCCCGCACCGGTGAGGATGCAGACCCGGATCTCCGGGTCCTCGTTGACCCGGTCCCAGGCCGCCTCCATGATCCGGAGCATCGGTCCGGACAGCGCGTTGCGCCGCTCGGGGCGGTTCATCGTGACGACCAGCTTGTGGCCGTCCTGCTCGACGAGGCAGTCGGGGGAGGCGTCGGGGGCGACTTCGGTGGCGGACATGTGAACAACGCTAGCGAAAAAGTGAAACGTGTTCTACTGTCGGCCTCGTGGCCCTGAACATCGCCGACCTCTTCGAACACGCCGTCGACGCCGTCCCGGACAAGCCTGCCGTCCAGGTGGGGGACCGCGTCATCACCTTCGCGGAGCTGGAGGCGGAGTCCAACAAGCTCGCGCACTACCTGCAGGCGCAGGGCATCGGGACCGGCGACCACGTCGGTCTCTACGCCAAGAACAGCATCGAGCACGTGATCGCGCTGATCGCGATCCTCAAGGTGCGGGCCGTCTCCATCAACGTGAACTTCCGCTACGTCGCCGGCGAGCTCGAGTACCTCTTCGACAACGCCGACCTGGTCGGCCTGGTCCACGACCGCGTCTACGCGCCGCTCGTCGCCGAGGTGCTCCCCAAGGTCGGCGCCATGAAGGCGGTCATCGCTGTTCCGAACCCGCTCGAGCCCGACGACGCGAGCGACCTGTCGCCGTTCGGCGGCGTGACGCTCGAGGAGGCCGTGGCCGGCCAGTCCGACGCGCGTGACTTCGGCGAGCGCAGCCCCGACGACATCCACATCATCTACACCGGCGGCACCACCGGCTTCCCCAAGGGCGTCATGTGGCGCCACGAGGACTTCTGGCGGGTGCTCGGCGGCGGCATCGACTTCATGACCTCCGAGCCGCTCGAGGAGTACGACCAGTCCAAGAAGGCGCTCCAGGACAGCCTGGTCACCCTCCCGCTCAGCCCGCTCATGCACGGCGGCGCGCAGGCATCGCTGCTCATGCACCTCTTCGCCGGCCAGGTCACCATCCTGGAGCCGAAGTTCGACCCGGTCCGCACCTGGGAGCTGGTCGACCAGCACGGTGTGCAGATGCTCTTCATGACCGGCGACGCGATGGCGGTGCCGCTCATCGACGCCTACGAGGCGGGCGGCTACGACGGCCAGACGCTCTTCGCGATCGCCTCGAGCGCCGCGATCTTCTCGAAGTCGGTCAAGGAGCGCTGGATGAAGGCGTTCCCCAACGCCGTGTTCACCGACTCGGTCGGCTCCTCCGAGACCGGCTTCCAGGGCACCGGCCTGCAGGACGCCAGCGCCCTCTCCACTGACGGCCCGGTCGTCTCGATCCCGCCCACCACGGTGATCCTCGGCGACGACAACAAGCCGCTCGACCCGGCCACCGACGTCGGCAAGATCGGCCGGACCGCCCGCGCGGGCAACGTCCCGGTCGGCTACTACAAGGACCCCGAGAAGTCGGCCAAGACGTTCATCGAGATCGACGGCGTCCGCTACTCCATCCCCGGCGACAACGCCCGGATCGAGGAGGGCAACCGGATCACGCTGCTCGGCCGCGGCTCCAACTGCGTCAACACCGGCGGCGAGAAGGTCTACCCCGAAGAGGTCGAGCAGGCCATCAAGGCGCACCCCGGCGTGTACGACGTCCTGGTGGTCGGCCTCCCCGACGAGAAGTACGGCCAGACCGTGGCCGCCGTCGTCGAGCTGCGGCCCGGCGCGAGCCTGGAGCTCGAGGAGCTGCGCACCTTCCTGCGCGCGCACCTGTCCGGCTACAAGCTCCCGCGAGCACTGACGATCGTGCCCGAGATCCCGCGCAATGCCACCGGCAAGGCGCAGTACCCCCGGGCCAAGGAGCTCGCGCTCGCGGCCCGCACCGACGACCGCACCGACACCGTGGAGGCGAACGCCTGATGCACACCGCGCTGTGCGATGCCTTCGGCATCGAGTACCCGATCTTCGCGTTCACGCCCTCCGAGCACGTGGCGGCCGCCGTCTCGCGGGCGGGCGGACTGGGCGTGCTGGGCTGCGTCCGGTTCAACGACACCGACGACCTCGACCGGGTGCTCACCTGGATGGACGAGAACACCGACGGCAAGCCGTACGGCGTCGATGTGGTGATGCCGATGAAGATCCCGACCGAGGGCACCTCCGCCGACCTGTCGACGTACATCCCGGAGGACCACCGGACGTTCGTCGACGAGACCCTGCTCAAGCTCGGCGTCCCGCCGCTGCCCGAGGGCGAGGGCCGCGAGGGTGTGCTCGGCTGGCTGCACTCCGTTGCGCGCTCCCACGTCGACGTCGCCCTGCAGCACCGCCCGGTCCTCATCGCCAACGCGCTCGGCTCGCCGCCGGTCGACGTGATCGAGCAGTGCCACGAGGCCGGCCTCAAGGTCGCCGCGCTCGCCGGTGCGCCCAAGCACGCGCTGAGCCACGTCGCCAACGGCGTCGACATCATCATCGCCCAGGGGTACGAGGCCGGCGGCCACACCGGTGAGATCGCCAGCATGGTGCTCACGCCCGACATCGTCGACGCGGTCGGTCCCGACGTCCCGGTCCTCGGCGCGGGTGGCATCGGGTCGGGTCGCCAGATCGCGGCGTCGCTCGCCCTCGGAGCACAGGGCGTGTGGACCGGGTCGATCTGGCTCGGCACCGAGGAGTACCGCAACCTGGCCGGCAACAGGGGCTGGGAGACCGCGTTCCTGCGGGCGACGTCGTCCGACACCGTTCGGACCCGGATCTACACCGGCAAGCCGGCCCGGCTGCTCAAGACGAAGTGGACCGAGGCGTGGTCGGAGGAGGGCGCCCCGGCACCGCTGCCGATGCCGTTGCAGAACCTCCTCGTGGCCGACGCGCACAACCGGATCAACGCCTCCGGCGACCCGGACGTGATCTCGATGCCGATCGGCCAGATCGTCGGGCGGATGAACGAGGTCCGCCCGGTGGCCGAGGTCATCGGCGACCTGGTCGCTGAGTTCGAGGCGACGGTGAAGAAGCTCGACGGGATCACCGGCAGCTGACCCGACGAGTCCCGGGCCGGCGCGGATCTTTTCGGGGTCCGGCACGCACGTGTAGGCGTGACTGATCCGCACCTGCTCCCGTGGAGCTTCGACGACATCGACGCGTTCGGCGTCCGGCCCCACCGGGCTCGGCACCGGCTGCACGAGCAGCCGCTGTTCACCGACGACGCGCTGGCCGACCTGCTCGACCGGCTGCCGCGCTCGGTCGTGCACCCGTACACGATGGGTGACGATCCGCTGCGCCTGGAGGATTGGCGCCGTGGTGGGCCGACCGACCTGCCCGGCAAGGAGCTCCTGGAGATCGTGGCGCGCGGTCACCTGTGGCTGAACCTGGTCGGAATCGACGCCCACGACCGCGACGTCGCCCGGCAGGTCGACGAGCTCTACGGCGAGATCCGCGACCTCGTGCCGGGATTCGCGCCGATGAGGACGTCCGCGACGCTGATCCTCTCCTCGCCGTCGGCGATGGTCTACTACCACGCCGACAACCAGCCGAACCTGCTGTGGCACCTCCGCGGTCGCAAGCGCGCCTACGTCTACCCGCGGGGGCAGCGGTTCGTGAGCGACGTGGACCTGGAGCGGCTGGTCGCGGGCGCGTCCGAGGAGGAGCTGCCCTTCGACCTCGGGTACGACGAACATGCGGCGGTGCTCGACCTGGAGCCAGGTCAGGTGGCCTGGTGGCCGCAGAACAGCCCGCACCGCGTCGAGAACGCCGGCGGGATGAATGTGTCGTTGTCCACCGAGCACTGGACGGCGGCGTCGGCGCGCCGGGAGCACCTGTGGGCGGCCAACTACTACCTGCGCGACCGGTTGGGGTGGGCGCCGCGGTCCACCCGCGAGCGCGGGCTGGCGCCGGCGGCGAAGGTCGCCGCGATGCGGCTCGGCCGCCGGGCCGGTGTCCTGGACCCCGGCCGCCGGCAGGGTCCGCGCCCGAGCTTCTCTGTCGATCCCGACGTCCCCACGGGGGTCGGCCCGCTCCGCGTGGGACGGTCGGGCTGAGCCCTCGTACTCAACCGTGACCGGGGTCGGGTGCGGAGGATCGGTCCATGACCACCTCCGCGCGCCCTGGCGTCCGCCCCCCGCACCTTCTCGCCCTCGTCGCCGCCGGCGCCTCCCTCACGGGCTGCGGGAACGCGGTCACTGCCGAGGTCGTCGGCACGGCCGCGATCACGGTCGCCGCGGACGGTACGCCGATCGCGCTGGTGCGGGTCTGCCGCGGTGAGGTCGACACCGTCCGGATATCCGGCGACCGCGCCGGCCTCGCCGACGACGAGCCCAACCCGACCCTCGGCATCTGGCGCGCGAGGGGTGGCCAGGACGGCCTGGTCGAGCTGGCGCTCCATGCCGCCAACGACGGCTGGTCCGGCCCGGACGACCTGCCCCTGGCCGCCGGCCGCCCCTACATCCTGACCGCCGCCGACGCCGACGAGGATGCCGAGACGACCCAGGTGTCCTTCACGACCGACCAGCTGGAGAGGATGACGCCCGACCAGGTGATCGTCGGCGACGGGAGCATCGAGCCCCGGTCGGGCTTCGGCGCCTGCGATCGCTAGGCGCCTGCGATCGCTGGCGTCCTGGCAGCGCACTACGCTGCCGGGATGACCCGCAACGTGCTGATCGCAGGAGCCGGACCCGGGGTGAGCGGATCGCTCGCCCGCCTCTACGCCGCCGAGGGCGGCAGCGTCGGCCTGCTCGGCGCCGAGGAGGACGTGCTGGGCGCGCTGCGTGCCGATGTCGAGGCCGCGGGCGCCCTGGCCGGCTCGTCGGTCGTCGACCTCACCGATGACGCGGCGACCCGGGCCGCGGTCACCCGGATGGGCGAGCACGTCGGGCATCTCGACGTCGTCCACTTCAACCCGTCGGCCTACCGGGAGAAGGACCCGCTCAGCCTGACTCCGGACGAGCTGCTCGACGACGTCCGGCTGGGCGTCGGCGCGCTGCTCTCCGTGCTCCAGGCCGCGCGCCCCTTCCTCGGGCCCGGCGGCCGGATCACCGTCACCGGCAGCATGGCCGCCGACCGGCCCTGGCACGGCGCCGCCTCGCTCGGCGTCCAGAAGGCGGGCGTCCAGAACCTCGTGCACAGCATCGACGCGACGCTGAAGGACGACGGCATCCGCGCCGTCTCGGTCACCGTCCGCGGCCTGTTGAAGAAGGAGGGGCCGTTCGCTCCCGACAACGTCGCGCGCGCGTTGCGGGCCGCGATCGACCAGGACGAGGCAGACTGGCGCACGGAGATCCCGTACGCGGGCTGAGTCGAGACAGACATGGAGGTCGACATGGGGGTCGACAAGCCGGATCGCGACACGGACCGGCGGACGCGTCCGCCGGCCCGCAGGCTGCTGCTGGCGATGCTGGTCGCCGCTCTGGTTCTTGCCGGGGCCGTGGTGACGGCCGGATCGTCCCAGGCCGACCTCTCGCTCGGCGGCGTGCCGCGGGCGACCTGCGCCGTGGGCGACCCCGTGGAGACGGGTGTCCAGGGCCGGGTTCCGACCGCGGATTACGCGTCGGGGCGGGCGCGGCAGGGCTACCGGTGCAACACCGTGCAGGTCGGCCATCACGGCAAGCGATCGATCCTCGGGTCGGGGGGCTACAAGGTCCAGCGCTACACCGACGTGACCGGGCGGACCTGCGCCTACTACGACTCGGCGCTGATGGCGGGTCTCAACCTGCCTGGGCTGCTGACGGGCGGTGCCGGCCTGGGCGTCGTCGTCCTTGACATGACCGACCCCGCGAACCCGGTGCGGACCGCGAACCTGGTCACGCCGGCCATGCTCCAGCCCCACGAGTCGCTGCTGGTCAACGAGGAGCGGGGCCTGCTCGCCGCGGTGCTGGGCACCCTCGCCACCGCGCCCGGCGTCCTCGACGTCTACGACATCAGCCAGGACTGCCGCAAGCCCCGGCTGAGGTCGACCACCCTGTCCGGCGTGATGGGCCACGAGAGCGGCTTCTCCCCGGACGGCCGGACCTTCTGGACCGCGGGCGCGGCGGGCTTCACGCTGACCGCCGTCGACCTGACCGAGCCGCGCCGGCCGCGGATCCTCCACACCAGGACCGGCGTCGTCTACCACGGCCTGCGCCTCTCCGATGACGGCCGCACGATGTACGTCGCCAATATCGGCAGCCCGAGCGTCCTCACGGGCGGCCTGCTCGACGGGGCCGGTCTCGACATCCTCGATGTCTCCGACATCCAGGACCGACGCCCGAAGCCCGCGATCCGCACGCTCTCCCGGCTGACCTGGGAGGAGCCGTCGATCCCGCAGGTGGCGGAGCCGTTCTCCAGCGGCGGGCGGCAGTACGTCCTCGAGGTGGACGAGTTCAGCGACCTGTTCGGCGACTTCACCCGGATCAACTCGCCGAAGAGCCCGGTCGGTGCGGCGCGGATCATCGACGTCACCGACCCGCGCGCCCCGGTCGTCGTGTCCAACCTGAGGCTCGAGGTCCACGATCCGCTGGTGCGTGGCGAGGTCATGGCCGATCCGGGCGCGCGGATGATCGTCCGCAGCTACACCGGGCACTACTGCTCGGTGCCGACGCGCGACGACCCCAAGATCGCCGGCTGTTCGATGATCGGCTCGGGCCTGCGGCTCTTCGACATCTCCGACGTCACCCGCCCTCGTGAGGTCGGCTACTTCAACCAGCCCGGCCCGAACGGTGGCGCGGCGCTGTCCCAGCCCGCGTGGGACGTCGAGCGGGGCCAGGTCTGGTACACCGACATGGACGAGGGCTTCTACGCCGTCGGCCTGCGGGGCGCCGCGGCGGCGCTGCTGCCCTGATCCGGCTCAGGCGTACGACGTACCGCGCTCCGCGCGGACCCACACCGGGGAGTCCGCGGCCGGGATCACGCCGGCCGCGGTGAGCTCGCGCTTGACCACCTTGTTGGTGGCCGTGCGGGGGAGGGTCTCGACGATCCGCACGAACCGCGGCCAGGCGTGGGTGGAGAGGTCGCCCTGCTCGGCGAGGAACGTCTCGAGGCCCGCCGGCGTCAAGGTCCCACGCAGGATGAGCGCGCACGCCACCTGGTCGCCCGCCCTC
This region of Nocardioides sp. L-11A genomic DNA includes:
- a CDS encoding DUF433 domain-containing protein, which codes for MSAERVVVDHRVMGGVPCIRGTRIPVATVVGLLAEGQGEADILLDYPQLALEDVRAALEFAAAAVSERQLPLRSTA
- a CDS encoding DUF5615 family PIN-like protein is translated as MRFLVDECLSARTVALVAAAGHDVVHVRDRDLQGHLDEEVIARARAEERILISADTDFGEILARSGAALPSFILFRQGNRGAEHRAVTLLANLEQVAEDLRLGAVVVLADDRVRVRRRPLR
- a CDS encoding haloacid dehalogenase-like hydrolase, translating into MPDLVVGFDLDLTLIDTAPGVRDVLGVLGAELGVDLPVDELVARLGPPLDILLAPYLPAEAIPAAGDRFRELYPEHAIANVPVLPGAHEAIAAVRRHSGRVVVVTGKFAPNAQLHLQHTGLDVDLLEGWVWGVGKAAVLRREGASVYVGDHVHDVEGALAAGVTSVSVLTGGCTAEELRGAGTHVVLPGLDDFPAWLDGHLTGLSGP
- a CDS encoding crotonase/enoyl-CoA hydratase family protein is translated as MSATEVAPDASPDCLVEQDGHKLVVTMNRPERRNALSGPMLRIMEAAWDRVNEDPEIRVCILTGAGGYFCAGMDLKAADEKPPSESFESGEYDPTVIKGLLKGFRLTKPLIAAVEGPAIAGGTEILQGTDIRVAGESAKFGVAEARWSLYPMGGSAVRLPRQIPYTVAAELLLTGRTLKAPEAKELGLIGHVVPDGEALAKAHELADLIAANGPLAVQAILKTMRDSEGRHEEECWADDAKVGAAVFSSEDAKEGPRAFLEKRAPEFKGR
- a CDS encoding acyl-CoA synthetase, producing the protein MALNIADLFEHAVDAVPDKPAVQVGDRVITFAELEAESNKLAHYLQAQGIGTGDHVGLYAKNSIEHVIALIAILKVRAVSINVNFRYVAGELEYLFDNADLVGLVHDRVYAPLVAEVLPKVGAMKAVIAVPNPLEPDDASDLSPFGGVTLEEAVAGQSDARDFGERSPDDIHIIYTGGTTGFPKGVMWRHEDFWRVLGGGIDFMTSEPLEEYDQSKKALQDSLVTLPLSPLMHGGAQASLLMHLFAGQVTILEPKFDPVRTWELVDQHGVQMLFMTGDAMAVPLIDAYEAGGYDGQTLFAIASSAAIFSKSVKERWMKAFPNAVFTDSVGSSETGFQGTGLQDASALSTDGPVVSIPPTTVILGDDNKPLDPATDVGKIGRTARAGNVPVGYYKDPEKSAKTFIEIDGVRYSIPGDNARIEEGNRITLLGRGSNCVNTGGEKVYPEEVEQAIKAHPGVYDVLVVGLPDEKYGQTVAAVVELRPGASLELEELRTFLRAHLSGYKLPRALTIVPEIPRNATGKAQYPRAKELALAARTDDRTDTVEANA
- a CDS encoding nitronate monooxygenase family protein, which translates into the protein MHTALCDAFGIEYPIFAFTPSEHVAAAVSRAGGLGVLGCVRFNDTDDLDRVLTWMDENTDGKPYGVDVVMPMKIPTEGTSADLSTYIPEDHRTFVDETLLKLGVPPLPEGEGREGVLGWLHSVARSHVDVALQHRPVLIANALGSPPVDVIEQCHEAGLKVAALAGAPKHALSHVANGVDIIIAQGYEAGGHTGEIASMVLTPDIVDAVGPDVPVLGAGGIGSGRQIAASLALGAQGVWTGSIWLGTEEYRNLAGNRGWETAFLRATSSDTVRTRIYTGKPARLLKTKWTEAWSEEGAPAPLPMPLQNLLVADAHNRINASGDPDVISMPIGQIVGRMNEVRPVAEVIGDLVAEFEATVKKLDGITGS
- a CDS encoding SDR family oxidoreductase, translated to MTRNVLIAGAGPGVSGSLARLYAAEGGSVGLLGAEEDVLGALRADVEAAGALAGSSVVDLTDDAATRAAVTRMGEHVGHLDVVHFNPSAYREKDPLSLTPDELLDDVRLGVGALLSVLQAARPFLGPGGRITVTGSMAADRPWHGAASLGVQKAGVQNLVHSIDATLKDDGIRAVSVTVRGLLKKEGPFAPDNVARALRAAIDQDEADWRTEIPYAG